Proteins encoded within one genomic window of Carassius carassius chromosome 22, fCarCar2.1, whole genome shotgun sequence:
- the LOC132098398 gene encoding myogenic factor 5-like: protein MDVFSTSQIFYDSTCASSPEALEFAPGGELAGSEEDEHVRAPGASHQPGHCLQWACKACKRKSSTVDRRRAATMRERRRLKKVNHAFEALRRCTSANPSQRLPKVEILRNAIQYIESLQDLLREQVENYYSLPMESSSEPASPSSSCSERMIDCNSPVWPQMNPNLGNNYNFEAQNASAVGRTPGASSLQCLSSIVDRLSSVDTGVAVGMRNMVALSPTGSDSPCSSPDSPSNRPVYHVL from the exons ATGGACGTATTCTCTACATCCCAGATCTTCTATGACAGCACCTGTGCCTCGTCGCCTGAAGCTTTGGAGTTTGCCCCCGGAGGGGAACTGGCGGGGTCTGAAGAGGACGAGCACGTCCGGGCCCCCGGGGCCTCACATCAGCCAGGTCACTGTCTCCAATGGGCCTGCAAAGCTTGTAAGCGCAAATCCAGCACGGTGGACCGCCGGAGAGCTGCCACTATGAGGGAGCGCCGCAGGCTGAAGAAGGTGAACCATGCGTTTGAGGCACTACGGCGCTGCACCTCAGCAAACCCCAGTCAGCGTCTTCCCAAAGTGGAGATCCTGAGGAATGCCATCCAGTACATCGAAAGCCTTCAGGATCTCCTCAGGGAACAAGTGGAGAACTACTACAGCCTGCCAATGGAAAGCAGCTCTGAGCCCGCCAGCCCCTCCTCAAGCTGTTCTGAAAGAATG ATTGACTGCAACAGTCCTGTATGGCCTCAGATGAATCCAAACCTTGGGAATAACTACAACTTTGAAGCACAAAATG CTAGCGCAGTGGGCAGAACTCCAGGAGCGTCCAGTTTGCAGTGTCTGTCCAGCATCGTTGACAGGCTGTCCTCTGTAGATACGGGAGTTGCAGTGGGAATGAGGAACATGGTTGCTCTTTCTCCGACTGGAAGTGATTCCCCGTGCAGTTCTCCAGACAGTCCCAGCAACAGACCAGTCTACCACGTCCTGTGA